The following coding sequences are from one Dromaius novaehollandiae isolate bDroNov1 chromosome 24, bDroNov1.hap1, whole genome shotgun sequence window:
- the SLC2A1 gene encoding solute carrier family 2, facilitated glucose transporter member 1: METGSKMTARLMLAVGGAVLGSLQFGYNTGVINAPQKVIEDFYNRTWLYRYDEPISPATLTTLWSLSVAIFSVGGMVGSFSVGLFVNRFGRRNSMLMSNALAFLSAVLMGFSKMAYSFEMLILGRFIIGLYSGLTTGFVPMYVGEVSPTALRGALGTFHQLGIVLGILIAQVFGLDLIMGNDSLWPLLLGFIFVPALLQCIILPFAPESPRFLLINRNEENKAKSVLKKLRGTTDVSSDLQEMKEESRQMMREKKVTIMELFRSPMYRQPILIAIVLQLSQQLSGINAVFYYSTSIFEKSGVEQPVYATIGSGVVNTAFTVVSLFVVERAGRRTLHLIGLAGMAGCAVLMTIALTLLDQMPWMSYLSIVAIFGFVAFFEIGPGPIPWFIVAELFSQGPRPAAFAVAGLSNWTSNFIVGMGFQYIAQLCGSYVFIIFTVLLVLFFIFTYFKVPETKGRTFDEIASGFRQGGASQSDKTPDEFHSLGADSQV; the protein is encoded by the exons GTGATTGAAGACTTCTACAACCGTACCTGGTTGTACCGATACGATGAGCCCATCAGCCCCGCCACGCTCACCACGCTCTGGTCCCTCTCCGTCGCTATATTCTCCGTCGGAGGCATGGTTGGATCCTTCTCCGTGGGACTTTTTGTCAATCGCTTTGGCCG GCGAAACTCCATGCTGATGTCCAACGCTCTCGCCTTCCTGTCTGCCGTCCTCATGGGCTTCTCCAAGATGGCTTACTCCTTCGAGATGCTCATCCTCGGCCGCTTCATCATCGGCCTCTATTCCGGCCTCACCACCGGCTTCGTGCCCATGTACGTGGGCGAGGTGTCGCCGACCGCGCTGCGGGGCGCGCTGGGGACCTTCCACCAGCTCGGCATCGTCCTGGGCATTCTCATCGCGCAG GTGTTTGGGTTGGACTTAATCATGGGAAATGACTCGCTCTGGCCGCTGCTGCTGGGGTTCATCTTTGTCCCTGCCCTGCTGCAATGCATCATCCTGCCCTTCGCCCCCGAGAGCCCCCGCTTCCTGCTGATCAACCGCAACGAGGAGAACAAAGCCAAGAGTG tCCTAAAGAAGCTCCGGGGCACAACGGACGTCAGCAGCGACCTGCAGGAGATGAAGGAGGAGAGCCGGCAGATGATGAGAGAGAAGAAGGTCACTATAATGGAGCTCTTCCGCTCCCCCATGTATCGCCAGCCCATCCTCATCGCGATCGTGCTGCAGCTGTCCCAGCAGCTCTCGGGGATCAATGCG GTTTTCTACTATTCCACCAGCATCTTTGAGAAGTCAGGCGTGGAGCAGCCCGTCTACGCCACCATCGGCTCCGGGGTGGTGAATACAGCTTTCACGGTTGTTTCG CTCTTCGTGGTGGAGCGGGCCGGACGCAGGACCCTTCACCTCATCGGCTTGGCGGGGAtggcgggctgcgcggtgctcaTGACCATTGCCCTGACACTGTTG GACCAAATGCCCTGGATGTCCTACCTCAGCATCGTTGCCATCTTTGGGTTCGTGGCCTTCTTCGAGATCGGTCCAGGCCCCATCCCCTGGTTTATCGTGGCAGAGCTGTTCAGCCAAGGTCCTCGTCCTGCTGCCTTCGCGGTCGCCGGGTTGTCTAACTGGACCTCGAACTTCATTGTGGGCATGGGCTTCCAGTACATCGCG caACTCTGCGGCTCCTAcgtcttcatcatcttcacggtgCTGCTAGTCCTCTTCTTCATCTTCACCTACTTCAAGGTGCCGGAGACGAAGGGCCGGACCTTCGACGAGATCGCGTCTGGCTTCCGTCAGGGGGGCGCGAGCCAGAGCGACAAGACCCCGGATGAGTTTCACAGCTTGGGCGCCGACTCCCAGGTCTAA